The Spea bombifrons isolate aSpeBom1 chromosome 4, aSpeBom1.2.pri, whole genome shotgun sequence genome segment tgaaaacaaggcattttgagcctgtacatgtacaggctttgtcattaaggggttaaatgatccTGTGGCCATGGCTAAACAATGCCATATCTACCTTATGATCTATTGTGAAAGCCTACAGAACCATTTCCAAAagatatatttatctatttcgTTAGTTATTGGTAAAATTGTAATGTATTTTAGAAACCATTCTTATTGGAAACTTTCTTTGAAAACTAAATGCAATGTTGGTCCCTTGGTGCTTTGACgtcatacaaaaaaaggtataaaagcTACTGATATCTttgtatgaataaatatttaaagggaaatatgAGTGCTTgtattttttgattattttattattattattattattattattattattattattattatttgtgaaattcaatcatattttaatcttcCCATCTAGTGGTGAAACTGCTCCGGTAAGTATAAACATATTTGATATTTCCTGTTAAAAGTAGGGTTCTAAATGTGCAGAAGGATGTCTTATCTTTGTTTTTAGTTATATTTACTAATTGTATAAATAGTTAGAAAAAAAGCCAgtcaagtagggctttcttgtAAAACCAAATCCATTCATATGAcaagtttatttattaataaaataaaaaagagtgacaaaatgtttaaaaagcacTTTTTGCACCATTGTACCtgtaatacattatatacacatactatttaatggtttggggtcactcagctattttcatggaaaacaagaacatttctggctgtaacataattacaaaagggtttccaACCATCAATTACCCTTTTATATTGGaaacacaggcgtgatgggagtgataaaggcctctgtacacctataatataaaatgtatttatgtgtatgtgacggtgtgtatatgtgaatcagtgtgtatgtgatatatatatataatatataatgtatttatgtgtatgtgacggtgtgtatatgtgaatcagtgtgtatgtgatatatatatataatataaaatgtatgttgtgtatgtgacggtttatatatgtgaatcagtgatATGTGAtattgtatgttatgtgtatgtgacggtgtgtatatgtgaatcagtgtgtatgtgagatatatataatataaaatttatttatgtgtatgtggcggtgtgtatatgtgaatcattgtgtatgtgatatatatataatataatataatataaaatgtatttatgtggatGTGACAgagtgtatgtgatatatatatatatataatataaaatgcatttatgtgtatgtgacggtttatatatgtgaatcagtgtgtatatatatatatatatatatataatatatataatgtatttatgtgtatgtgacggtgtgtatatgtgaatcagtgtgtatgtgatatatatataatatatataatgtatttatgtgtatgtgatggtgtgtatatgtgaatcagggtgtatgtgatatatatatataatataaaatgtatttatgtgtatgtgacggtgtgtatatgtgaatcagtgtgtatgtgatatatatataatataaaatgtatttatgtgtatgtgacggtgtgtatatgtgaatcagggtgtatgtgatatatatatataatataaaatgtatttatgtgtatgtgacggtgtgtatatgtgaatcagcgtgtatgtgatatatatatataatataaaatgtatttatgtgtatgtgacggtgtgtatatgtgaatcagcgtgtatgtgatatatatatataatatataatgtatgttatgtgtatgtgacggtgtgtatatgtgaatcagtgtgtatgtgatatatatatataaaatgtatttatgtgtatgtgacggtgtgtatatgtgaatcagtgtgtatgtgatatatatatataatataaaatgcatttatgtgtatgtgacggtttatatatgtgaatcagtgtgtatgtgagatatatatataatataaaatgtatttatgtgtatgtgacggtgtgtatatgtgaatcagtgtgtatgtgatatatatatataatataaaatgtatgttgtgtatgtgacggtttatatatgtgaatcagtgtgtatgtgatatatatataatataaaatgtatttgtgtgtatgtgacggtgtgtatatgtgaatcagtgtgtatgtgatatatatatataatataaaatgtatgttgtgtatgtgacggtttatatatgtgaatcagtgtgtatgtgatatatatataatataaaatgtatgttatgtgtatgtgacggtgtgtatatgtgaatcagtgtgtatgtgatatatatataatataaaatgtatttatgttcatgtgacggtgtgtatatgtgaatcagtgtgtatgtgatatatatatatatatataatataaaatgtatttgtgtgtatgtgacagtgtgtatatgtgaatcagtgtgtatgtgatatatataatataatataaaatgtatttatgtgtatgtgacggtttatatatgtgaatcagtgtgtatgtgagatatatatataatataaaatgtatttatgtgtatgtgatgctgtgtatatgtgaatcagtgtgtatgtgatatataaatacatatatatatatataatataatataaaatgtatgttatgtgtatgtgacggtgtgtatatgtgaatcagtgtgtatgtgagatatatatataatataaaatgtatttatgtgtatgtgacgctgtgtatatgtgaatcagtgtgtatgatatatatatatatatatatatatatatatatataatataaaatgtatttatgtgtatgtggcggtgtgtatatgtgaatcagtgtgtatgtgatatatatatatataatataaaatgtatttgtgtgtatgtgacagtgtgtatgtgatatatatatatatataatatataatgtatgttatgtgtatgtggcggtgtgtatatgtgaatcagtgtgtatgtgatatatatatatataatataaaatgtatttgtgtgtatgtgacagtgtgtatatgtgaatcagtgtgtatgtgatatataaatacatatatatatatatataatataatataaaatgtatgttatgtgtatgtgacggtgtgtatatgtgaatcagtgtgtatgtgagatatatatataatataaaatgtatttatgtgtatgtgacgctgtgtatatgtgaatcagtgtgtatgatatatatatatatatatatatatatatatatataatataaaatgtatttatgtgtatgtggcggtgtgtatatgtgaatcagtgtgtatgtgatatatatatatatataatataaaatgtatgttatgtgtatgtgacggtgtgtatatgtgaatcagtgtgtatgtgatatatatatataatataaaatgtatgttgtgtatgtgacggtgtgtatatgtgaatcagtgtgtatgtgatatatatataatataaaatgtatttatgttcatgtgacggtgtgtatatgtgaatcagtgtgtatgtgatatatatatataatataaaatgtatgttatgtgtatgtgacggtgtgtatatgtgaatcagcgtgtatgtgatatatatataatataaaatgtatttatgtgtatgtgacgttgtgtatatgtgaatcagtgtgtatgtgatatatatatataatataaaatgtatgttatgtgtatgtgacggtgtgtatatgtgaatcagcgtgtatgtgatatatatataatataaaatgtatttatgttcatgtgacggtgtgtatatgtgaatcagggtgtatgtgatatatatataatataaaatgtatttatgtgtatgtgacggtgtgtatatgtgaatcagggtgtatgtgatatatatatatatatatataatatataatgtatttatgtgtatgtgacggtgtgtatatgtgaatcagggtgtatgtgatatatatataatataaaatgtatttatgtgtatgtgacggtgtgtatatgtgaatcagggtgtatgtgatatatatatatataatataaaatgtatttatgtgtatgtgacggtgtgtatatgtgaatcagtgtgtatgtgatatatatatataatataaaatgtatttatgtgtatgtgacggtgtgtatatgtgaatcagtgtgtatgtgatatatatatataatatataatgtatgttatgtgtatgtgatggtgtgtatatgtgaatcagcgtgtatgtgatatatataatataaaatgtatttatgtgtatgtgacggtgtgtatatgtgaatcagtgtgtatgtgatatatatatatatatatattatataatgtatttatgtgtatgtgacggtgtgtatatgtgaatcagcgtgtatgtgatatatatatataatatataatgtatgttatgtgtatgtgacggtgtgtatatgtgaatcagtgtgtatgtgatatataccgtatatataatataaaatgtatttatgtgtatgtgacggtttatatatgtgaatcagtgtgtatgtgagatatatataatataaaatgtatttatgtgtatgtgacggtgtgtatatgtgaatcagtgtgtatgtgatatatatatgatataaaatgtatgttatgtgtatgtggcggtgtgtatatgtgaatcagggtgtatgtgatatatatatataatataaaatgtatgttatgtgtatgtgacggtgtgtatatgtgaatcagtgtgtatgtgatatatatatatatatataatataaaatgtatgttatgtgtatgtgacggtgtgtatatgtgaatcagtgtgtatgtgatatatatatatataatataaaatgcatttatgtgtatgtgacagtgtgtatgtgatatatatatataatataaaatgtatgttgtgtatgtgacggtttatatatgtgaatcagtgtgtatatatatatatataaaatataaaatgtatttatgtgtatgtgacaatgattcacatatacacactgtcacatacacataaatacattttattatatatatatcacatacacaatgattcacatatacacactgtgtatgtgatatatatataatataaaatgtatgttatgtgtatgtgacggtgtgtatatgtgaatcagtgtgtatgtgatatatatataatataaaatgtatgttatgtgtatgtgacggtgtgtatatgtgaatcagtgtgtatgtgatatatatataatataaaatgtatttatgttcatgtgacggtgtgtatatgtgaatcagggtgtatgtgatatatatataatataaaatgtatttatgtgtatgtgacggtgtgtatatgtgaatcagggtgtatgtgatatatatatatatatataatatataatgtatttatgtgtatgtgacggtgtgtatatgtgaatcagggtgtatgtgatatatatataatataaaatgtatttatgtgtatgtgacggtgtgtatatgtgaatcagggtgtatgtgatatatatatataatataaaatgtatttatgtgtatgtgacggtgtgtatatgtgaatcagtgtgtatgtgatatatatatataatataaaatgtatttatgtgtatgtgacggtgtgtatatgtgaatcagtgtgtatgtgatatatatatataatatataatgtatgttatgtgtatgtgatggtgtgtatatgtgaatcagcgtgtatgtgatatatataatataaaatgtatttatgtgtatgtgacggtgtgtatatgtgaatcagtgtgtatgtgatatatatatatatattatataatgtatttatgtgtatgtgacggtgtgtatatgtgaatcagcgtgtatgtgatatatatatataatatataatgtatgttatgtgtatgtgacggtgtgtatatgtgaatcagtgtgtatgtgatatatatatataatataaaatgtatttatgtgtatgtgacggtttatatatgtgaatcagtgtgtatgtgagatatatataatataaaatgtatttatgtgtatgtgacggtgtgtatatgtgaatcagtgtgtatgtgatatatatataatataaaatgtatgttatgtgtatgtggcggtgtgtatatgtgaatcagggtgtatgtgatatatatatatataatataaaatgtatgttatgtgtatgtgacggtgtgtatatgtgaatcagtgtgtatgtgatatatatatatatataatataaaatgtatgttatgtgtatgtgacggtgtgtatatgtgaatcagtgtgtatgtgatatatatatatatataatataaaatgcatttatgtgtatgtgacggtgtgtatatgtgaatcagtgtgtatgtgatatatatatatataatataaaatgcatttatgtgtatgtgacagtgtgtatgtgatatatatatataatataaaatgtatgttccGTATGTGACGGTttatatatgtgaatcagtgtgtatatatatatataaaatataaaatgtatttatgtgtatgtgacaatgattcacatatacacactgtcacatacacataaatacattttattatatatatatcacatacacaatgattcacatatacacactgtgtatgtgatatatatataatataaaatgtatttatgtgtatgtgacggtgtgtatatgtgaatcagtgtgtatgtgatatatatatatataatataaaatgtatttatgtgtatgtgacggtgtgtatatgtgaatcagtgtgtatatgagatatacatatatatatatatatacatatatatatatatatatatacatatatatatatatatatatatatatatatatatatatgtatatatatatatatatatatatgtatatctcatAATATCTCATATATctcatataatattaataatatatgccgctggtgcacaggaatatatataaatcaacgGCTGTTTTTGAATCTGCTGCCGTCTGAAGACAGATTATACATGCTACAAAATAATATCCAGGTACTATGTATTTAAAGGTATTTTTCACATCGACACACGGGCACAATAATAGTGCGAGTAtctgtgagcatgcatgtgtggtaCATaaagaatacatgtatttacGTGAAGTGTAATGGTGGAATTCAGAGCTGCCCAAATACACTTTATGACCAAAAGCACGcgaacacctgaccatcacacctatatgagtttGGACTCAaagccatgggcattaatatggcgTCGCCTCTCTGCCCCTTTGTGGCTATAATCGTCTCCACTCTTTCCACAAGCTTTCCagctcatcccaaaggtgcttgGTGGAGTTCAGGTCAGGGCTCCGCGCAGAACGTTCAAGTTCCTCGACATTCAGCTCATCGTTTAGGGGCCTGTTATACCCCTGATATgtagtaaatgtatattttacggTTTATTCGTTTAGTTAATTATAGTTGTAATGTTGGACCCCTGTTTTAAGAATATTATTGGGAGTGTAACGTTTTATATCCCCCCCTCATTTCCATTTCTTTGTGTATTCAGATTGGAGGAGCGCCTTTACTCCGGAGGGGTTTCCCATCTTGTAGCTGGGTTTCGCTAAGAGGAAGAAAGCAATGATGTCCAGGGACATGCTGGTAGACCTCCTGATTCCTTTTGcacatacaattgtctaaaatatctTTGTAGGCTGTAGGATTAACATTACTCTtgactggaactaaggggcctaaaCCCTGagaaacagccccagaccattatcccttctCCACCAAAGAAGTAGACAGCAAGAATTCCAGTAGGTAGCATTTGTCTGGCATCCTCCAAACctagattcatccatcagacttccagttAGTGAAGCGTGACGCCAAAGAAGaagtttccactgctccagagtccagtggtggtgtTCTTCACACCACTCCAGCATGGTGTCTACAtcattttggtcatatagtttaTTTGAAAAGTCAAATTTTAAAGGAATTATTCATCTGTCCAAAACTTTGAAATCATCTAAAAATGTAGGGTCTGGTTGGCAAGGAGAGGTTTATTCATATATGTTAAGCTGGAACAACCAGTCTCTTTGATGGGTGAGTTTTAGGTCCATCAATCAGCAAATGATGACTGTTCATTGTGACCtcaactaaatatatatttgctttcttttgtttttaggcTATGCTTAAAATCAACGTGACCAAAGTGATAGAATTCACACTTTGGGGATTTCAGGACATCGAGATTTTTAGCCCTGCGCTGTTTGTTCCATTCCTTTTGATCTACATCTTGACATTGTTCGGGAACCTGCTGATCATTGCGTTGGTGCTGAAGGTTCAAACTCTGAAGTcccccatgtatttcttcctcactcagttatcgTTGTGTGATATCCTGCTCACAACAAATACGGTTCCTAATATGCTCCATGTTCTACTCAAAAGAGGAAGCAAGATATCTATTGCTGGCTGCCTCACACAGTATTTCTTCTATAGTGTTTCAGCTTCTGCTGAGAGTCTTCTTCTCACAGTGATGTCCTATGACCGGTATTTAGCCATCTGCCGGCCACTCCATTACACATCAGTCATGGATCTAAGGCTTCAGTCTCATCTAGTTTTTTGGTCTTGGCTTCTACCCTTTATGGTAGGAGTACTCACTGTTTTGCAAATACTTAACCTACAGTTCTGTGGCCCCCATATAATTGACCATTACTTCTGTGATATAGCCCCTATCCTGGAGCTCTCTTGTTCTGATCATAACAACATTGATCTCACATACTTTATCCTAGCTATAATGTTTGCTCTTATCCCATTTGGCTTCATAGTGTGCACGTATGTGTTCATTTTTAGCGCCATCTTTGGAATTTCATCCAGTAGCGGGAAagagaaagccttctccacctgcagctctcacTTGATCGTGGTGTGTACGTACTACGGGACTCTTATTACAATTTACATGGTCCCCACCAAGGGACACTCATTTAATGTCAATAAAGTTATCTCTCTCCTATATACTTTAGCAACTCCTTTTTGTAACCCAATTATATACAGCCTCAGGaacaaacagattaaaaaatctTTGATGAAAGGCTTCCTGGATGTTGCCGGGTGATGCTCGCTCCCCAGGAGTGAGAATAGGAAATAAACCAATAAACGATTGAACTGTGTCCGgttagatatataataataatacaaaaataataataataatgttatttattaagtaCTAATATTTCACATTGCTCAGCATGACCAATCCTGAAATAACAAATTTGcacataaaaaagtttttttttaattttttttttttaaagatattctaCATGTTACGAATTACATTTTAACCACTTCAGGATCAGGCGTTTTTCATACCTTAAACACAGGAATATATTTTGTCACTATTTTCACTTTTCTATATTTGATGTACACATACAATTTATTCAGGACAAGTAGAGCTCtctaatcatcatcatcataataataataataataataataacaattcatgctaatatgtaaaaaaaactaaactgaagaaaaacatataaaaactgaggcttttttgtttggttttctcACCTTTACTCACTACACATTTTATGGTGAAACCattaaaattgtaataaaaatgaaacacaaatatataaaaaaagagtaatatatataattaaaaaaaaaaacaaaacagagatgTTTCAACCACATGAGTTTGTGAGGAAAGCTACCCGTAGTGCCCGCAAAGGGATCATTTAATGTCCAAAAAGTTATATCGCTTCTATACACGAGGGACTTTCTAAAAGTCTCcgcacttttatatatatattttttgtatgaaaaaagtGCGGAAACTTTTCGAACTTCCCTTGAACATTGGAGTAGCCATCTGTGAGCACCTCTGTTCCGGGAATTGTTTAAAGGCTGCCTAGTGCAAGAGGTCTATGTagaaagtggatatagaggcaaaagagATGGTCTTTGTTAACCTCATTTGCatatgcctacccagaatcccttgcggtGCTGACAGCACTACAAGTTTAGGATTTATGCC includes the following:
- the LOC128491655 gene encoding olfactory receptor 11A1-like, encoding MLKINVTKVIEFTLWGFQDIEIFSPALFVPFLLIYILTLFGNLLIIALVLKVQTLKSPMYFFLTQLSLCDILLTTNTVPNMLHVLLKRGSKISIAGCLTQYFFYSVSASAESLLLTVMSYDRYLAICRPLHYTSVMDLRLQSHLVFWSWLLPFMVGVLTVLQILNLQFCGPHIIDHYFCDIAPILELSCSDHNNIDLTYFILAIMFALIPFGFIVCTYVFIFSAIFGISSSSGKEKAFSTCSSHLIVVCTYYGTLITIYMVPTKGHSFNVNKVISLLYTLATPFCNPIIYSLRNKQIKKSLMKGFLDVAG